A window of Bacillus sp. DX3.1 genomic DNA:
ATGTGTATTTACCTGATATGCAAGGAACGGAACTCGTTACATATATTCGTCAAAATCTACATGACACAGATGTGATTATGATTACAGCTGCATCGGAAGTAGAAGTTGTCCATCACGCACTGCGCGGTGGAGTAGCGGATTACATTGTAAAGCCACTTATGTTTGATCGTTTTAAAAAGAGTTTAGAAAACTATCAAAAGAAAATAATGCAATTCAAACAAAATCAGCAATTGTCACCGGATCAAATTGAACATTTATGGTTTAAAGGACAGGCGGAAAATAGTCCAGGTGGTTATGCGCCAAAAGGAATTGATCCTTTGACATTAAATAAAATTATTAAGTATGTCTCTAAAGTAGGAGCGGAAGGAATTACAGCGGAAATGCTCAGCATAGAAGCAGGTGTAAGTCGATCAACTGCAAGGCGTTACTTAGAGCATTTAATTTCTGAAAAGAGAATTTATGCGGAGCTTATATATGGAAATGTGGGTAGACCAGAACGAAGGTATTTTCGAGTTTCTTCATAAAATATAAAAAGTAGAGATTTCTATAGTCTCTACTTTTATGCTGAAAAGAGAGAAGAACTTTTTGTTGCTTCGGATTTGTATCTAAGTCTTTGATCCATAAAGGTCTCAGGTAAGCCAGCAAGCCAGTGACACATAAAGAACCAAGCAACCAGCCGATGGATAATCCTGTTAAGGAGAGTATATAGCCAACTAGGCTCCCTAGAATGAGTAATAAAAGATTGGATAATAACATATTACGGCCTTCTTTCTGATTCATAATCACTGAAAAAACGAAACTCCTTTAAAAGAAGTTTCGTTAGATATAGTTCTTTCTCAAAAACTTATTGGAATGACACCTGTAATGATGGCAACAACTAACATGACCATTGTCGTACCAACTGCCCATAATAATGTAAAACGTTGATGTTCACCAAAATCAACTTTTGCCATACCAACTAATAAATACGTTGAAGCAACGAGTGGGCTTAATAAATGAACGGGTTGCCCGAGTAAGGAAGCACGCCCCATTTCAGCGGCACTAATTCCGTAAGTTGCAGCAGCCTTTGTTAGGATAGGTAATACCCCAAAGTAAAATGCATCATTAGACATAAAAAAGGTAAATGGCATGCTTATAATAGCAGTAATAATTGGTAATTGTGGTCCAAGTGCATCTGGAATAAGGGCGACTAAGCCATTAGCCATTGCATCGACCATTTTTGTTCCCGATAAAATTCCTGTGAAAACACCAGCTGCAAATACTAGAGAAACGACTGCAAGAACGTTTCCTGCATGAGAAGCAATCCGTTCTTTTTGTTCTTCTATGCTAGGGTAATTAATCATAACCGCAATTGCAAAAGCAACTGTAAATAAAACTGGAAGAGGCATAACCTCCATAATGAGACAAACGAGCAGTGTCAATGTTAATAAAAAGTTGATCCATAATAACTTTGGACGCTTGTAGCTGTATTCTTCCACCGTTGCTGCTTGTTCTGCCATAATTGCTTTTTCTTTTTGTGTATATTGTATATCAACAATTCCTAAGCGTTTTCTCTCTTTTTTTCCAAGGAAGTAAGCAACAAAAATTACCCATATTGCTCCGCCAATCATCGCGGGAATAAGTGGTGTAAATACTTGTGAGGCATCAAGACCAAGTGAACTCATTACTCTAGCGGTTGGTCCGCCCCATGGTGTAATATTGGTAATTCCTGCCCCTAACATAACGACTCCAGCTAAAATAAGTGGATTCATTCCAAGGCGCTTATAGAGTGGGTACATCGCAGATATTGTAATCATATAAGTTGTCGTACCGTCACCATCTAAAGAAACAATAATAGTAAGAATTGCAGTACCAACGACAATTTTTAGCGGATCGCCTTTTACAGCATTTAAGATTTTTGCAATAATCGGGTCAAATAAACCGCTATCAATCATAATGCCGAAATATAAAATTGCGAACATAAGCATAATACCAGTTGGTGCTAAATTTTTAATTCCTTCTAGCATCATCGGTCCTAAATCAGCGTAAAAACCCCCAATTAACGCAAATACAATTGGAATCAATATTAAAGCAACTAATGCTGACATGCGTTTCGTCATAATTAAAAACATAAACACAAATACCATTATAAACCCCAGTGTAGCTAACATATAATCTCCCCCTCATAAATGATTGCGCTTTCAAAAAAAAGTTAAATTTTCAGAAAACTAAATCATTAAAGTAATCATAAAGGATGAAATACATGTGGTAAATAATTAGGGAAATAAAGTTATTAAAAGCATAATTTTTATTTTGTTCATATTGTTTATGGTTTCTTATTTCGAATTTTTAAAAAGATAAATCATTGTTTATAAGAGTGGTAGAATAGATGGGAAAATGGAGAAGCGTGAAGTAAGGAGTAGATATTTTAGATGAAAGCAATCATTGAAGAGATTTATAGTCCATGTACGGGTAAAGTGGAAGAAGTGTTAGTTGATGAATCATCTTACGTATATGAATGGGAGAAATTAGTTGTAGTTCGAAAGAATGATGGAACTTTAGAAAAAGTAGCGGTAGGCATTAGCGGTCATATACGGTCTGTAAATATAGAGGTTGGACAGGAAGTCGATGTAAATACAATGCTATGTAGTTTAGAAGATGATCGTGTTATTACAGGCTGCGAATAAAAAAGTGTGTAGATGTAGCTACACACTTTTTTTATTGCTTGTTAAAGCAGAATAAATTTGTAATCGTTCATTTTTGTTATCGCTTTTGATAATATAAGCATAAGATATATTAGGAGAGAAGGGTTATACATGAAAGAAAATAAAATGGAGTTATTACTTCATCCAATCCGATTTCAATTAATTCAAGAATTCATGGGTGGTGAGAAGCTAACCGCAAAACATCTTGCAGAAAAATTGCCTCATATTCCACAGGCGACATTATATCGGCATTTAGATAAATTAATGAGTTCGCAAATTTTATTAGTTGTAGAGGAAACACAAATTCGTGGCACGATTGAAAAATTGTACGCTTTAAATGGAAGCATGGCTCGCATGTCACAAAATGATATAAAGGATTTGACGAAAGAAGAGCATATGCAATATTTTATGATGTTTATTACTGGGCTTACAGCTAAGTTTAAAGACTATTTACAGCAAGATGAAATTGATTTTGAAAAAGATGGAACGGGATATACACAGGCGAACTTGTATATGAGCGATGAGGAGTTTTTAGCGTTCGTTAAGGAACTTAACGAGATTTTTATAAAGGCATATGAACGTAAGCCATCACCAGAAAGAAAACGCAGAACGATTTCAACGATTATCATTCCTGAAAAAGGATGAAGGGAGAATAAAAATGGGGAAAGAATTGTTTGTGACGATTGAAAGTGCTTTTTCGCTTCAAGGAACATTAACAATTCCCGAACATTACGCTGCAACGTATCCAGCAATTTTATTAATCAGTGGTACTGGAAAAGGAGATCGTGACGGAAATACACGTGGTTTCCAATTAAACTTATATAAAGAATTAGCGGAGTATTTTACATGTTTAGGGTTTGCCGTGCTTCGTTATGATAAGCGAGGGACTCATAAAAGCAAGGGTGATTACTATAAAGCAGGAGTAACAGAGTTTATTGATGATGCTGTTGCGTGTGTCAGATTTTTAAAGGAGCATCCTTATATAGATCCAAAACGAATTATTATTGCTGGACATAGTGAAGGAGCTTTACTTGCACCAGCTGTATCTGTAAGAGAATCGGTTGCTGGATTATTGCTGCTTGCTGGCGCAGCAGGACCATCAAAAGACTTAGTTCCAAGACAGATAGAGATGGCGGCCTCAGAATTAGAAACAGCTTCAGGATTTATAGGTTGGTTATCTAAAGTATGTAAGCTTCCGCATCGTATGAAACAGAAAAATGAAGCGCTTATGAACAAAGTACAGTATTCACAGGAGCCTGTTATACGAATAAAAGGTGCAAAAGTGAATGCAAAATGGTTACGAGAACAGTTACAATATAATGTAGTTACGTATTTAGAGCAAGTATCTTGTTCTGTTTTAGCGATTACTGGAGACAACGATATACAAGTGCCACCTGAACATGCTAAACTAATTGCCGCATACGTAAAAGGCGAAGCTGAATGGCACATTATCCCAAACATGAACCATATCTTGAGAAAGTATGAACGTAAGCATACAATGATTCGATTAATGAAGGAATATAAGAGGCTTATGGATAAATCTATTGAAGAAGAGGTGTTACATGTGATGAGGGAATGGTTAGAAAAACATTATCTTTCATAGGAGCTGTAGTTGTGAGAAAAAGTAAAATGTTATTGTTTATGTTACTAGGACTTTTTGTTGTGATGGCAGCGTGCGAAGAGCAAGAGGAAGCTAAACCAAAAACAAAACCAGTTCAAGTAAAGCACGAAAAGAAGAAAGAAGAGAAAAAGGGCGAAAATTTGATGGATAAGCAATTACTGCTTTCTGCAACCCTTGGTGATACAGAAACAGTTTTGAAATTGCTTAAAGACGGGGCAAACATAAATGTAATAGGGGAACAAGGAGAAACGCCAATAATGGCAGCAACGTATCATAATCATATGGAGACAGTAAAAGCACTGATTGAAGCTGATGCAGATATTCAATTACAGGATAAAAATAAAGATAATCCGTTTCTTTATGCGAGTGCAGAAGGCTATTTAGAAATTGTTAAACTAACAATTGAAGCGGGGACGAATACAAAAGAAACAAATCGCTATGGTACAGCACTCATTCCAGCAGCTGAGAGAGGTCATGTCGAAGTTGTAAGAGAATTATTAACTCGTACAGATATCGATGTGAATTATATAAATGATCTTGGTTGGACAGCTTTACTAGAAGCAATTGTCCTTGGGAATGGCAGCGAGAATCATAAGCAAATTATTCAATTACTTATTGAAAACGGGGCGGATGTAAACATGCCAGATCGTGAAGGTGTTACGCCACTTCAGCATGCAGAAAAAAGAGGATTTAAAGAAATGGCAACGATGCTAAGGACAGCAGGAGCGAATGAAATAACAAAACAGCCTACAGCGTAATGTAAGCTGCTAGAAAAGAGAGATAAGGGATCAAAATAATGATGAAACCTTATCTCTTTTCATATGTTCATATAATTCATACTGATATTTCCTCGATTCATCATTAATTCATTATTAATTCATTATTAATTCATCATTAATTCACCTCTATTACTACTTAATTCCTGTTTACGAAAACTTGAGCCACTGCAACTACAATTTTTATCATTTTTATGTTTAGCATAAAGAAACAAGAAAGATGTAACTATTGGATGAGATAACGCGAAAATGAAAGCGTTATCTCAAATGTGTTACTTATAATATGTAAAATTTACTATGGTAATAATTAACATATAGTTAACACCTCGTTTACAAAACGTCAAAACTAACTTAATAAATAAGTACTATAGTAAAGGTAACAAAATAACTTGGGTAGAGAACATTTGAGAACACCCGCTTACATAAAAAGATCTGTTTACATTTCTTAAATGGGCTCTAGTTTGTAGAGTGAAAATTAGGAGGAGATCGTTCTATGTAAATTGGTGTTTTTTGTTTTGCCTACATGTATTGACATTATGTAAAAAGTTGGTGGGAAACAATGTTTAAGGAACCTTATATCGCGATGATAAAAGATTGGAACAAGTATAAATCATATCGAAATTTACCTAAAACAGTCTTTCTTATGACGGGTTCGATGCTTGAATTACCAGAGCAT
This region includes:
- a CDS encoding ankyrin repeat domain-containing protein, which codes for MVRKTLSFIGAVVVRKSKMLLFMLLGLFVVMAACEEQEEAKPKTKPVQVKHEKKKEEKKGENLMDKQLLLSATLGDTETVLKLLKDGANINVIGEQGETPIMAATYHNHMETVKALIEADADIQLQDKNKDNPFLYASAEGYLEIVKLTIEAGTNTKETNRYGTALIPAAERGHVEVVRELLTRTDIDVNYINDLGWTALLEAIVLGNGSENHKQIIQLLIENGADVNMPDREGVTPLQHAEKRGFKEMATMLRTAGANEITKQPTA
- a CDS encoding response regulator — translated: MSEGIEVLIVEDDVRIAEIHRRFTEKVGGFKVIGTATTGEQAKEWLELVSPQLVLLDVYLPDMQGTELVTYIRQNLHDTDVIMITAASEVEVVHHALRGGVADYIVKPLMFDRFKKSLENYQKKIMQFKQNQQLSPDQIEHLWFKGQAENSPGGYAPKGIDPLTLNKIIKYVSKVGAEGITAEMLSIEAGVSRSTARRYLEHLISEKRIYAELIYGNVGRPERRYFRVSS
- a CDS encoding helix-turn-helix domain-containing protein translates to MKENKMELLLHPIRFQLIQEFMGGEKLTAKHLAEKLPHIPQATLYRHLDKLMSSQILLVVEETQIRGTIEKLYALNGSMARMSQNDIKDLTKEEHMQYFMMFITGLTAKFKDYLQQDEIDFEKDGTGYTQANLYMSDEEFLAFVKELNEIFIKAYERKPSPERKRRTISTIIIPEKG
- a CDS encoding alpha/beta fold hydrolase — encoded protein: MGKELFVTIESAFSLQGTLTIPEHYAATYPAILLISGTGKGDRDGNTRGFQLNLYKELAEYFTCLGFAVLRYDKRGTHKSKGDYYKAGVTEFIDDAVACVRFLKEHPYIDPKRIIIAGHSEGALLAPAVSVRESVAGLLLLAGAAGPSKDLVPRQIEMAASELETASGFIGWLSKVCKLPHRMKQKNEALMNKVQYSQEPVIRIKGAKVNAKWLREQLQYNVVTYLEQVSCSVLAITGDNDIQVPPEHAKLIAAYVKGEAEWHIIPNMNHILRKYERKHTMIRLMKEYKRLMDKSIEEEVLHVMREWLEKHYLS
- a CDS encoding citrate:proton symporter; its protein translation is MLATLGFIMVFVFMFLIMTKRMSALVALILIPIVFALIGGFYADLGPMMLEGIKNLAPTGIMLMFAILYFGIMIDSGLFDPIIAKILNAVKGDPLKIVVGTAILTIIVSLDGDGTTTYMITISAMYPLYKRLGMNPLILAGVVMLGAGITNITPWGGPTARVMSSLGLDASQVFTPLIPAMIGGAIWVIFVAYFLGKKERKRLGIVDIQYTQKEKAIMAEQAATVEEYSYKRPKLLWINFLLTLTLLVCLIMEVMPLPVLFTVAFAIAVMINYPSIEEQKERIASHAGNVLAVVSLVFAAGVFTGILSGTKMVDAMANGLVALIPDALGPQLPIITAIISMPFTFFMSNDAFYFGVLPILTKAAATYGISAAEMGRASLLGQPVHLLSPLVASTYLLVGMAKVDFGEHQRFTLLWAVGTTMVMLVVAIITGVIPISF